In Lolium rigidum isolate FL_2022 chromosome 7, APGP_CSIRO_Lrig_0.1, whole genome shotgun sequence, the DNA window CGGATGGTAACCATCTGTATCAAACATGCCCAAAGGGCTAAGCAAATATTCAAGCAGGCAAACAAACTATATCCATCAACTTACGGAGATGGTTTGAGACAGTTGTCCCTTTAGCCCAGACATAAAACTGACAGTAACATGTGTATCTAAACCAAAAGTCCTATTCTAACCACTATAATATATGTAATTATATAGACAAAGGAATATGAAATACAAAACTGAGATATTTCATCTCAAATAGATGCTAAAACAATTCAAATAGTCAACATGACCACATTTTTCACTGCTCAAATAGTCCCAAAATGATATATTTAGGATATCCAAGTAGGACTCGGTTTGTTAAAGAATAAGAGACGGGAGCTCTAGCTATTTGTAGACACTGCTAACATCCGAAATAGGGGTGTACATTACCGGTTTTTTGAAGCCCATACTTTATTTTTATTATAGTTATCTTCAGCATTATGAGGAGCTATTGAAGCAAAGGCACAACATGAACAACAACCAGAGCATCTTCTTTACTTTGAACCTCAAAGCTAGCACGGAAAAAAATCTAATAGAGAATAAGGGACTGCCAAAATGAACAAACTTACAAGAAATTAAAACAAAGATCTTACCAACATGCTTGCGCACCTGGCATTGATCATGTCTCCCAAGCTCAGCGGACTCAAGCAGCACCTGAAATCATCTCACATTTTATTAAAACTGAATAATCTTGTGGAGCTGAACTTATGCTAAAGTACATTCCTCTCATAACACGTCTATTAAAATATAGAGATTTTTCAGTATATATATCAAATGCAAATAGGAGTAATTTATAAATTCCAATGAATCTTGATTGCTTGTGAAACATGCTGCTGTGTCTCTACTTTGAATTGCCTGCATATTAACATAGATTCATGCTTTGGTGGCACTGTGTCTCCTTGATTTATCTAATGCATCAAAATTTGCAGGAACCTCACCAAAATCCTTAGGACTTGCCAGTACATCTAAGAAAGGATCACCTCAGAGAATTAGCTTGTATTAAAGATTATGAAGAAACAAAGATAGTTGGTCCCTTGTAACGTGAAGTGTATTATTAAGTTATAAAGTCCAATATCTCTACTGAGAACTGAGAAATAGGTCAAAGATTAATTTCTCAtatgaaaagtgcaactcaaagcatatttttgtaattgacttagacttaagaaaatcttagTTGatcgagacatagcaaaaccattAAAAGAACTTCAGTACGTAGCACAACCGCACAAGGATATATATCTTTTCAGAGCAACCACCTTTATTTATGATGATGACAGATGTATGTTTTCTTCTTAGAAGAAAATCGAGACCGTTGGATCTCAACCGACGTTATGATACGGACGGCACTTGTTTAGTCCCAAACTCCTTTGTATCTTCTCCCGTAATCTCTGCCTGACCCCAACACAGACTCCCGCCATATTCTCCTCAACCTTCTCCCGTCCCTGAAACCTTCACCatgttttttaaacataaggccaaaAGCTTAGCTTTTATAAATAAAGCCCCAACCGCATTATGCCAAACAACGTACGAATACAACTGATACGCCGCAGAGTCTGTACCTCACGCACACAACATAGCTAAATTTGCTCCCCTAGAGCAAGCTACAACAAATCAAGAGATACAAGCAAGGAACCCAGAAGAACACCACTCCATCCGAAGTAACATGAAGATCGATGTTGCTCAGGCTGGCATCCTCGCGTATAGTTTCCTAACCTTCCCCATGTTCGGCCACAGGCGAAAGCCAACACATGAAAAAAAATCGCACATAGCAACAGCAAACAAAACCTTATGACACAAGGACATGAGGGTTCAGACTTCAGACCCACCTCGGTGACAAAATGAGGAACACTGATACGGACAGGGGTATAAAAGAACTTCAGTACGTAGCACAACCGCACAAGGATATATATCTTTTCACATAACTGCATATCTTGCACTTCCGTCTCAAAAGAACAAAAATGAAACATAGGTAGTGCTTGCGGCGGCATACTAAACCTGGACGAAAAACTACAGGTGCAAATGCTGACCTTCGACTTCTTGCACGGGCACAAACTGGACGATGTCGCGTGTGGCAATCCTTCCGGTCGAGCTCTCCAGCCGCTTACCAAAGTCGGCATCTAGGATCTGCCAAAGCCAAAGGGGAACTGTCAGATAAACATTGTTGGTACTTTGTGTTAAAGCGAAATATAATGACTGCGGAACAGCGCAGCCTCTGAAAGGAAACAAGGTGTTTCCTTCTTGCCATGCTATCATTTACATTGTACAAAATGCCTGCGTGCAGCGTATTCAAGACTGAGCTGACCAACAAGTATTCCGAAAATAAAATGTCGACCACACATGAAGTGAAAACTTTACCCTCATTTGTGTGAAATCAGCAGCTCCAACCCCCACGATGAGAATGGACAACGGCAAGTCTGACGCCCTTACGATAGCATCTTTTGTTTCTTGCACGTCAGTAATAACACCATCCTGCATACAACAATGCCTCAGGTCAACTTTATGAGCTAACAGAGGCAATAAGAGGATGTCAGGTTACATACCGTGATAATGAGCAAGacaaaatatttgttgtttgaATACTGCACAGCATGGTTGGCAATTTCTGCAGCTTTGGTGACCACGGGCCCAAACAAGGTTGGCCCAGCAAGAGCAACACTGTAAAGAGTAGAGGAGTAGGCAGACATGATGCCATCAACTCCAACTACCTGTGATAGGAACAGAAAAATCAGTAAACATCAACCCCGCTCAAGTTGCGCACTAACATTTGTAAGCAAAGCCACAATTAGGCCTGGAGCATTATATTCTAGCATGTGAAGCATTAGTTGATCTGTTAATACTACTTTGACTTCAATCTTAGTGTATATATTTCCAGAAGTTGATTTATAGGGAATGATCCATATTGGTGGCTGGCATATACTCTCAGAAATTAATTAAATAAATATAGACAGTGTTTCCTTCTTGCCATGCTATCATTTACATTGTACAAAATGCCTGCGTGCAGCGTATTCAAGACTGAGCTGACCAACAAGTATTCCGAAAATAAAATGTCGACCACACATGAAGTGAAAACTTTACCCTCATTTGTGTGAAATCAGCAGCTCCAACCCCCACGATGAGAATGGACAACAGCAAGTCTGACGCCCTTACGATAGCATCTTTTGTTTCTTGCACGTCAGTAATAACACCATCCTGCATACAACAATGCCCCAGGTCAACTTTATGATCTAACAGAGGCAATAAGAGGATGTCAGGTTACATACCGTGATAATGAGCAAGacaaaatatttgttgtttgaATACTGCACAGCATGGTTGGCAATTTCTGCAGCTTTGGTGACCACGGGCCCAAACAAGGTTGGCCCAGCAAGAGCAACACTGTAAAGAGTAGAGGAGTAGGCAGACATGATGCCGTCAACTCCAACTACCTGTGATAGGAACAGAAAATCAGTAAACATCAACCCCGCTCAAGTTGCGCACTAACATTTGTAAGTAAAGCCACAATTAGGCCTGGAGCATTATATTCTAGCATGTGAAGCATTAGTTGATCTGTTAATACTACTTTGACTTCAATCTTAGTGTATATATATCCAGAAGTTGATTTATAGGGAATGATCCATATTGGTGGCTGGCATATACTCTCAGAAATTAATCAAATAAATATAGACAGTATCTCATCAGCCATGAATCTCACTCACCTCACAGTCATTGGTAGTTGCATTCAAGTTGAAGCAGTGAGATATAAATCCTTGTGGTATCTTTGCGCCAAAACCCCATGCAGGGAACCGCCTATCACTGTCATAAAACTGCAGAACCGGGGAGTTTGGGCTGCAGCTGAAACATATCATGCCAAGTATCTGCAGAAACAACCATCCAATACACAAAATCAAATTCAGAAATGGTACCAATAAAACTAAATGTTTAGTGACCGACCTAGTTCCACTTCCACATGTACAATAATTCTAGTttaagattttttttgaaaacattcCCCAATTATTTGGTATGACAGAAAGACGGCTACATATATTCTTTCAAGTTTGAACACCGCAAGTCTCTACCGCTCTTAGAGgttgaatggtaactcaaatcAGGTTATGTATATATACTTTCTGAAAATGTACactttttttctaaatttgtgagacaaaagtaaaaaaaaaaagctatatgGCATATACAACGGTATCATCACGAAGGCTGCAACACACTGATTCGTGACAAATCTAACAACTATTCTCAGGTTTCATGAAACAAAAATGCTCAAAAAGAATGTAATGCAGAGT includes these proteins:
- the LOC124670921 gene encoding protein BONZAI 1-like, whose protein sequence is MAYVLYGKFIHEFSAYVILGMICFSCSPNSPVLQFYDSDRRFPAWGFGAKIPQGFISHCFNLNATTNDCEVVGVDGIMSAYSSTLYSVALAGPTLFGPVVTKAAEIANHAVQYSNNKYFVLLIITDGVITDVQETKDAIVRASDLLLSILIVGVGAADFTQMRVVGVDGIMSAYSSTLYSVALAGPTLFGPVVTKAAEIANHAVQYSNNKYFVLLIITDGVITDVQETKDAIVRASDLPLSILIVGVGAADFTQMRILDADFGKRLESSTGRIATRDIVQFVPVQEVEGQHLHL